The Mesomycoplasma flocculare ATCC 27399 genome includes a window with the following:
- the lysS gene encoding lysine--tRNA ligase: MTKLNDQRQFRQQKLKNLQKNGFNFPKSTFEHDNLVGIKKKFSEKSQQFFLEHKIKIAFAGRLIRQRGPFFIIFSQGINFQAYVSKQFQLENGFIFSNLDLGDIVEISGYLFKTQTDQISVKVDTFSILAKSLHTLPDQYYGIENHDEKYRKRYLNLLVDPESRKTFIIRSKIISLIRNFFDSQGFLEVDTPVLQPPILGGAAAKPFITFYNSLNENFYLRIATELPLKKLLVGGFDRVYEIGKIFRNEGFDATHNPEFTSIEFYQAYADLNKIMAQTENLFRFLFKNLNLNLENFNFSNHKINFLEKFARFDMVEITSKLMNFELKTANFSTLAEIAKKEGIKMEPFFTKGHLINKFFEKFVEPTLINPTFITGHPIEISPLAKSDPLNPNFTLRAELFIGGKEFANMFDELNDPIDQLSRFQAQINEKNKGNQEASEIDYEFVKALEHGMPPAAGCGIGIDRVVMLLTNNESIREVILFPQLKSKKD; this comes from the coding sequence ATGACAAAACTAAACGATCAGCGACAATTTCGCCAACAAAAACTAAAAAATTTACAAAAAAACGGTTTCAATTTTCCTAAATCTACTTTTGAACATGATAATTTAGTTGGAATAAAAAAAAAATTTAGCGAAAAATCACAACAATTTTTTCTTGAGCATAAAATAAAAATTGCTTTTGCTGGACGTCTTATTCGCCAACGTGGACCTTTTTTTATCATATTTAGTCAAGGCATCAATTTTCAAGCTTATGTTTCTAAGCAATTTCAGCTAGAAAATGGATTTATATTTTCTAATTTAGACCTTGGTGATATAGTTGAAATCTCCGGTTATCTTTTTAAAACCCAAACTGATCAAATTAGTGTTAAAGTTGATACTTTTTCCATTCTTGCAAAATCGTTGCACACCTTACCTGATCAATATTATGGAATTGAAAATCACGATGAAAAATACCGAAAACGCTATCTTAATTTGCTTGTAGACCCAGAATCAAGGAAAACTTTTATAATTCGTAGCAAAATTATTTCGTTAATTCGTAACTTTTTTGACTCTCAAGGGTTTTTAGAAGTTGATACCCCTGTTTTGCAGCCGCCAATTTTAGGAGGGGCAGCAGCAAAGCCATTTATCACTTTTTATAATTCCTTAAACGAAAATTTTTATCTACGAATTGCGACTGAATTACCACTTAAAAAATTATTAGTCGGCGGCTTTGATCGAGTCTATGAAATTGGTAAAATTTTTCGCAACGAAGGATTTGACGCCACTCATAATCCAGAATTTACTTCGATTGAATTTTATCAGGCCTATGCGGATTTGAACAAAATAATGGCTCAAACAGAAAATTTATTCCGTTTTTTATTCAAAAACTTAAACTTAAATTTAGAAAATTTCAATTTTTCGAACCATAAAATTAACTTTTTAGAAAAATTTGCCCGTTTTGATATGGTAGAAATTACTTCAAAATTAATGAATTTTGAACTTAAAACTGCAAATTTTTCTACACTAGCTGAAATTGCAAAAAAAGAAGGAATAAAAATGGAGCCTTTTTTTACAAAAGGCCATTTAATTAACAAATTTTTTGAAAAATTTGTCGAACCTACTCTAATAAATCCGACTTTTATCACCGGACATCCAATTGAAATTTCACCGCTTGCAAAATCAGACCCACTTAATCCTAATTTTACTCTAAGAGCAGAATTGTTTATTGGTGGCAAAGAATTTGCAAATATGTTTGACGAATTAAACGATCCAATTGATCAACTTAGCCGTTTTCAAGCACAAATTAACGAAAAAAATAAAGGTAATCAGGAAGCAAGCGAAATTGACTATGAATTTGTCAAAGCCCTTGAACACGGAATGCCTCCTGCTGCTGGATGTGGAATTGGGATTGATCGAGTTGTGATGCTTTTAACAAATAATGAATCAATTCGCGAAGTTATCTTATTTCCGCAACTAAAATCTAAAAAGGATTAA
- a CDS encoding HAD family hydrolase, with translation MKLFFAFDLDGTLLRYDNTIHPQNVEMLEKLYESGHFLVVATGRGLSACLDLAKKYPYFHYLVSNNGTLIHDVITKTTINSGTLTKEIVRILLLDCKRTGSICAISTINSLFEFSTKNKHDWLKNQKIMDLHYYNKVSEEQILEIIENETITQFAFRNDSKVIENLYQKWQKQLKNIYKVTITNRIFLDINPLSADKANAIQSLLEKNSLTPSQLIAFGDSSNDYFMLKLARFGFAMEDATPDLLEVATKKIGNCESETIATTLKTLLKNEKELFS, from the coding sequence ATGAAATTATTTTTTGCTTTTGACCTTGACGGAACTTTATTGCGTTATGATAACACAATCCACCCACAAAATGTTGAAATGTTAGAAAAACTCTATGAATCAGGGCATTTTTTAGTTGTTGCAACTGGGCGGGGGCTTTCTGCTTGTCTTGATTTAGCAAAAAAATACCCCTATTTTCATTATTTAGTTTCAAATAATGGCACTTTAATCCATGATGTAATTACCAAAACAACAATTAATAGCGGCACTCTCACAAAAGAAATTGTACGGATTTTGCTGCTAGATTGTAAAAGAACTGGCTCAATCTGTGCTATTTCAACCATTAATAGCCTTTTTGAATTTTCAACAAAAAACAAACACGATTGACTAAAAAACCAAAAAATAATGGACCTTCATTATTATAATAAAGTATCTGAAGAACAAATTTTAGAAATAATCGAAAACGAGACAATAACTCAGTTTGCCTTTCGCAATGATAGCAAGGTAATTGAAAATTTATACCAAAAATGACAAAAACAGCTAAAAAATATTTACAAAGTGACAATCACAAACCGTATTTTCCTTGACATAAATCCACTTAGCGCCGATAAGGCAAATGCAATTCAAAGCTTATTAGAAAAAAACAGTCTAACTCCAAGCCAACTAATCGCTTTTGGCGATAGTTCTAATGACTATTTTATGCTAAAATTAGCCCGTTTTGGTTTTGCAATGGAAGATGCAACTCCTGATTTACTTGAAGTTGCCACAAAAAAAATTGGTAATTGCGAATCTGAGACAATTGCCACAACACTTAAAACTCTTTTAAAAAACGAAAAAGAACTATTTTCCTAG
- the mnmE gene encoding tRNA uridine-5-carboxymethylaminomethyl(34) synthesis GTPase MnmE — MISDTICAIASGGINQAISIIRISGPNAFKIMEKIFTGKIGKSMEISFGWIHDNNVKIDQVLALWFPGSKNFVGEETVEINAHGGVLNTNLILETILKTKLARLANPGEFSLRAFLNGKIDLVKAQAINDLIHAQVKSQHQAALNQFLGTSSNFIKALIEQIEEIIGIIEVNIDYPEYDDVEVLTAEILLPKIEKLLNDFTELISIANNSRLIYQGIKTCLIGEPNSGKSSLLNILIAENKAIISEIPGTTRDVVEGNFVIDNLLFKVFDTAGIRKTNERIEQIGIEKSFEIMAKADLILHIIDASKKNTEKIKIKNKIRQDQIYIKVYNKADLLENPADLKGEILITAKYKKIENLIDKIKSIFSFLGKQNEFVANSFQISQIELAKKAILEARNTLLSGFGPEIVIVDLRIAWKELKTIFGSVDDENLLDSIFSKFCLGK, encoded by the coding sequence TTGATTTCTGATACAATTTGTGCAATCGCCTCAGGCGGGATTAACCAAGCCATTTCAATTATCCGGATTTCAGGGCCGAATGCATTTAAAATTATGGAGAAAATTTTTACTGGCAAAATTGGAAAGTCAATGGAGATAAGTTTTGGTTGGATCCACGATAATAATGTAAAAATTGATCAGGTTTTAGCACTCTGATTTCCCGGAAGCAAAAATTTTGTTGGCGAAGAAACAGTCGAAATTAACGCTCATGGCGGTGTTTTAAATACGAATTTAATTTTGGAAACGATTCTAAAAACTAAACTTGCACGACTTGCAAATCCTGGTGAGTTTAGTTTGCGCGCTTTTTTAAATGGAAAAATTGATTTAGTTAAAGCGCAAGCAATTAACGATCTAATTCATGCTCAAGTCAAATCACAGCATCAAGCGGCGCTAAATCAGTTTTTAGGTACAAGTTCAAATTTTATTAAAGCTTTAATTGAACAAATCGAAGAAATTATTGGCATAATTGAAGTAAATATTGACTATCCTGAATATGATGATGTCGAAGTTTTAACAGCAGAAATTCTCTTACCAAAAATAGAAAAATTATTGAATGATTTTACAGAATTAATAAGCATAGCAAATAATTCACGACTGATTTATCAAGGAATTAAAACTTGCCTTATCGGCGAACCAAACAGCGGGAAATCGTCGCTTTTAAATATTTTAATTGCCGAAAATAAAGCGATTATCAGTGAAATTCCCGGGACAACGCGTGATGTTGTCGAAGGAAATTTTGTGATTGACAATTTGCTTTTTAAAGTTTTTGATACAGCTGGAATTCGCAAAACTAATGAAAGAATTGAACAAATCGGGATTGAAAAATCCTTTGAGATAATGGCAAAAGCAGATTTAATTTTACATATTATAGATGCAAGCAAAAAAAATACTGAAAAAATTAAGATAAAAAATAAAATCCGTCAGGATCAGATTTATATTAAAGTTTATAATAAAGCCGATCTTCTTGAAAATCCAGCAGACTTAAAAGGCGAAATTTTGATTACCGCAAAATATAAAAAAATTGAAAATCTGATTGATAAAATAAAATCTATTTTTAGTTTTTTAGGAAAACAAAATGAATTTGTGGCTAATTCGTTTCAAATTTCCCAAATTGAGCTGGCAAAAAAAGCAATTTTAGAGGCAAGAAATACTTTATTATCCGGTTTTGGCCCTGAAATTGTTATTGTTGATTTGCGAATTGCTTGAAAAGAGTTAAAAACTATTTTTGGAAGTGTGGATGATGAAAATCTGCTGGATTCAATTTTTTCAAAATTTTGTCTAGGAAAATAG
- a CDS encoding ABC-F family ATP-binding cassette domain-containing protein: MLEVRELSKTFADKTLFQNVNLKFTEGNTYGIIGANGAGKSTFLKILAGLVEPSSGSIHISQNQRISVLSQNHFEFDDFIVTDVVIMGNQQLYQIQQEKDQIYANPNATEADYNHASELEEKFGLLGGWSAENDAQILLSALEIPKQYWNMKMSELKSACKVKVLLAKALFGNPDILIMDEPTNHLDFKAIKWLKQFLVNYTNVVLIVSHDSDFLDQVCTHTVDIDYGEIRIFTGNYSFWKQSSELMKELQKNANAKKEEQVAKLTAFIAKFSANASKSAQATSRKKSLEKIQLDEIKPSSRKYPYIRFGVFPRPGKQILTVENLSYKNPLTGEYLFKNVSFNLLPGEKMVIFADDDLAKTKLLETLVGKEKASSGTITWGSTIKFDYLPSNNDSFFASDLNLISWISQWPSFNSQVENKDNSTQRMRAFLGRMFFGGDQVFKKVNVTSGGEKVRLMFAKMMLSESNFLIFDQPLNHLDSESIDSFIEGLKLYESGVIFTTFNLALVNEVADAILDIRKDSAIFFQGTLAEYEEKISD; this comes from the coding sequence ATGCTAGAAGTTAGGGAATTATCGAAAACTTTTGCTGACAAAACATTATTTCAAAATGTGAATTTGAAATTTACAGAGGGAAATACTTATGGTATTATCGGTGCAAATGGTGCCGGAAAATCGACTTTTTTAAAAATTTTAGCAGGTCTTGTTGAGCCAAGTTCCGGTTCAATTCATATTTCACAAAATCAAAGAATTTCCGTTTTGTCGCAAAATCACTTTGAATTTGATGATTTTATTGTCACAGATGTAGTAATAATGGGTAATCAACAGTTATACCAAATTCAACAAGAAAAAGATCAAATTTATGCAAATCCTAACGCAACTGAAGCTGATTATAATCACGCTAGCGAACTTGAAGAGAAATTTGGGCTTTTAGGCGGTTGAAGTGCCGAAAATGATGCTCAAATTTTGTTATCAGCTCTTGAAATTCCAAAACAATATTGAAATATGAAAATGTCAGAGCTAAAATCTGCTTGCAAAGTTAAGGTTCTTCTGGCAAAAGCGTTATTTGGAAATCCTGATATTCTAATAATGGATGAACCGACAAATCACCTTGATTTTAAGGCGATTAAATGACTTAAACAGTTTTTAGTTAATTATACAAATGTTGTTTTAATTGTTAGTCATGATAGTGATTTTTTAGACCAAGTCTGCACACACACTGTTGATATTGACTATGGCGAGATCAGAATTTTTACAGGAAATTACAGTTTTTGAAAACAATCTTCTGAATTAATGAAAGAATTACAAAAAAATGCTAACGCAAAAAAAGAAGAGCAAGTAGCAAAATTAACAGCTTTTATTGCTAAATTTTCCGCAAATGCCTCAAAATCAGCACAAGCAACTTCGCGGAAAAAATCACTTGAAAAAATTCAGCTTGATGAGATAAAGCCTTCATCACGAAAATATCCTTATATCCGTTTTGGTGTTTTTCCACGTCCTGGAAAACAAATTCTAACTGTTGAAAATTTAAGTTATAAAAATCCACTGACAGGCGAGTATTTGTTTAAAAATGTTTCTTTTAATCTTTTGCCAGGGGAAAAAATGGTGATTTTTGCCGATGATGATTTAGCAAAAACTAAGCTACTTGAGACTCTGGTAGGTAAAGAAAAAGCAAGTTCGGGAACAATTACTTGAGGTTCAACAATAAAATTTGATTATTTACCTTCAAATAATGACAGCTTTTTTGCATCAGACCTTAATCTAATAAGTTGAATTTCGCAATGACCAAGTTTTAATAGCCAAGTTGAAAATAAAGATAATTCAACGCAGCGAATGCGCGCTTTTTTAGGAAGAATGTTTTTTGGTGGTGATCAAGTTTTTAAAAAAGTGAATGTTACATCAGGCGGGGAAAAAGTCCGGTTAATGTTTGCGAAAATGATGTTAAGTGAGTCAAATTTCCTTATTTTTGATCAACCATTGAACCATTTAGATTCAGAATCGATTGATTCTTTTATTGAAGGGCTAAAACTCTATGAATCAGGAGTGATTTTTACAACTTTTAATCTTGCATTAGTAAATGAAGTTGCTGATGCAATTTTAGATATAAGGAAAGATTCTGCTATCTTTTTTCAAGGCACATTAGCTGAATATGAGGAAAAAATAAGCGATTAG
- a CDS encoding PTS fructose transporter subunit IIABC: MKISSLFQHDTIFLDKNFDSKDKALQFLSQELKNKMYISDAIQAKKLFQKREIQSSTGIGQAIAMPHIGDDVVLKNTIMFVRTTNLDWNAIDNLPIKYIFAIVLSKNERDNSHLEIIQKLSQLLINPKFVTNLETIKTAQEFLNLIDDFEAKLNNNKYPKKSGYDIVVVTACPTGIAHTFLAKDRLYQQAQEMNLSIKVETQGAEGIDNKLTLEDIKNAKGVILAIDREIEKSRFANIENIIEISTQKAINNSKEQIEKILKKQGKKLNVAFSTTQNNDQQISFKGFNTRIYRSLMQGISHMLPFIIFGGILIALGFILDTLIGLFQGINLNDKTFLSSFGFNYKSSKLIFNIGKLAMGLAVPILSAYIAFSLVGRQGLLPGFVVGGIATGQLKDTYGFLKESIARSSISNPDSFLGTGSGFVGGILGAFFAAAMIIVFTKYIFKKLPKTLTGIKNILFVPVLGTLTIALLFWVVNIVLIYINLGLVLFLQLFQGKPYLAWSLGLILGLMMASDLGGPINKAAYIFGTLSIANGTSTISMAAIMIAGMVPPLGISLSMFISKKLWAKEDIETGRISNILFGLSFISEGAIPYTSKNPKILIPANLVSGAVAGLVSALLGINIIAPHGGIFVVFLAKTNLVQHIGTQIGLGITFFIGVLLIGAIAHATTIILATWFNKKYKNIFAKFKFKNNKKTA; encoded by the coding sequence ATGAAAATATCAAGCCTGTTCCAACATGATACCATTTTTTTAGATAAAAATTTTGATTCTAAAGATAAAGCTTTGCAGTTTTTAAGTCAAGAATTAAAAAATAAAATGTATATAAGTGATGCTATCCAAGCAAAAAAATTGTTCCAAAAGCGAGAAATTCAAAGTTCAACTGGTATTGGTCAAGCAATAGCCATGCCTCACATTGGCGATGATGTTGTTTTAAAAAACACAATAATGTTTGTTCGCACCACAAACCTTGATTGGAATGCAATTGATAATCTGCCTATTAAATATATTTTTGCAATTGTTTTATCAAAAAATGAAAGAGATAACTCTCACCTTGAAATTATACAAAAATTATCACAATTACTAATTAACCCCAAATTTGTTACTAACTTAGAAACTATTAAAACCGCTCAGGAATTTTTAAATTTAATAGATGATTTTGAAGCTAAATTAAATAATAATAAATATCCAAAAAAATCAGGCTATGACATTGTAGTTGTTACTGCTTGCCCAACTGGAATTGCTCATACATTTTTAGCTAAAGACAGACTATACCAACAAGCACAAGAGATGAATTTATCAATTAAAGTTGAAACTCAAGGGGCCGAAGGAATTGATAACAAACTAACACTTGAAGATATTAAAAATGCTAAAGGTGTAATTTTGGCAATTGATCGGGAAATTGAAAAGTCCCGTTTTGCAAATATTGAAAACATTATTGAAATCTCAACGCAAAAAGCGATTAACAATTCTAAAGAACAAATTGAAAAAATACTTAAAAAACAAGGCAAAAAACTAAATGTTGCTTTTAGCACAACTCAAAATAATGATCAACAAATAAGTTTTAAAGGTTTTAACACAAGAATTTACCGTTCATTAATGCAAGGAATTTCGCATATGTTACCTTTTATTATCTTTGGCGGAATTTTAATTGCTCTTGGGTTTATTTTAGATACCCTTATAGGTCTTTTTCAAGGTATAAACTTAAATGACAAAACTTTTTTATCATCATTTGGATTTAATTATAAATCATCAAAACTAATTTTTAATATTGGAAAACTCGCTATGGGATTAGCAGTTCCAATTTTATCAGCTTATATTGCCTTTTCACTAGTCGGAAGGCAAGGATTGCTACCTGGATTTGTAGTTGGCGGAATTGCAACTGGGCAACTTAAAGATACCTATGGTTTTTTAAAAGAAAGTATTGCTCGCTCTTCAATTTCAAACCCTGATAGTTTTCTTGGAACAGGTTCAGGATTTGTGGGCGGTATTTTAGGCGCATTTTTTGCCGCTGCAATGATTATAGTTTTTACAAAATACATTTTTAAAAAACTACCAAAAACCCTTACTGGTATTAAAAATATCTTATTTGTCCCTGTTTTAGGAACTCTAACAATTGCACTTTTATTCTGAGTTGTAAATATAGTTTTAATTTATATAAATTTAGGATTAGTGCTGTTTTTACAATTATTTCAAGGCAAACCGTATCTTGCATGATCACTAGGGTTAATTCTAGGATTAATGATGGCCTCTGATTTAGGTGGGCCAATTAACAAAGCCGCTTATATTTTTGGAACACTTTCGATTGCTAATGGAACAAGTACAATTTCAATGGCTGCTATTATGATTGCTGGAATGGTGCCCCCACTTGGGATTTCGCTTTCAATGTTTATTTCTAAGAAATTATGAGCCAAGGAAGATATTGAAACTGGGCGAATCTCAAATATTTTATTTGGATTATCATTTATTTCAGAAGGCGCAATTCCATATACAAGTAAAAATCCAAAAATTTTGATTCCTGCTAACTTAGTAAGTGGGGCTGTTGCTGGTTTAGTTTCGGCTTTACTTGGAATAAATATTATTGCTCCTCATGGTGGAATTTTTGTTGTATTTTTAGCTAAAACTAACTTAGTACAACACATTGGAACGCAAATCGGCTTGGGAATTACATTTTTTATAGGCGTGCTTTTAATTGGGGCAATCGCTCATGCAACAACCATTATTTTAGCAACTTGATTTAATAAAAAATACAAAAATATATTTGCTAAATTTAAATTTAAAAATAATAAAAAAACAGCATAA
- a CDS encoding 1-phosphofructokinase family hexose kinase codes for MYKLQSLGAQNIIVSNGENGAYYLKTKDAQKSFKLAAAGATETVTVSWLGNQTLIQKYLDNIQISKTNNI; via the coding sequence ATGTATAAATTGCAAAGTTTAGGCGCACAAAACATTATCGTTTCTAATGGTGAAAATGGTGCTTATTATCTAAAAACCAAAGATGCTCAAAAATCCTTTAAATTAGCCGCGGCAGGCGCAACAGAAACTGTAACTGTTTCATGATTAGGCAATCAGACATTAATCCAAAAATACTTAGATAATATTCAAATTAGTAAAACAAATAATATTTAG
- a CDS encoding ABC transporter permease, translated as MSLKNDDNHQQFQKSDVLNYSLSKINSKNIDYNFIYSIAKPNKNKFSLLKYINIDSFAFRFLKKITKIFLEFIIVAWIVATLVFLLIDSIPGEPGFLDGLTEAQKTTQKQLYGLDLPQTQRYFNYLWKFINFDFGISYSLRPRVEINDFIWQRFFTSFSIGIVSVFLTILIGVPLGIAVGKNPGKFLDNFATIWIAVFSSIPSLVFALVLLIFGQKTGIPYIFNIQDFSTFVLPAIALSIGSVISYVRYIRFELNNELNSMHAKFAYLKNLTRNRFVWTHALKASLFPIATFFPIVVLGSFIGSIFVEKIFLITGSGGIMIDAIQSKDNNIILFLVIIYSLLTIISFTLRDISYELLDPRIRRRAK; from the coding sequence ATGTCTTTAAAAAATGACGATAACCATCAGCAATTTCAAAAATCTGATGTACTAAATTATTCTTTATCTAAAATTAATAGCAAAAATATCGATTATAATTTTATTTATTCAATTGCAAAACCTAATAAAAACAAATTTTCTTTGCTCAAATATATTAACATTGATTCTTTTGCATTTAGGTTTTTGAAAAAAATTACGAAAATTTTTCTTGAATTTATAATAGTTGCATGAATTGTCGCAACTTTGGTTTTTTTGTTAATTGATTCAATTCCTGGCGAACCTGGTTTTCTTGATGGATTAACCGAAGCACAAAAAACTACCCAAAAACAACTTTATGGCCTTGATTTACCGCAGACACAACGTTATTTTAATTATTTATGAAAATTTATAAATTTTGATTTTGGAATTTCCTATAGTTTAAGACCACGCGTCGAAATTAACGACTTTATTTGGCAAAGATTTTTCACTTCATTTTCTATTGGTATTGTCTCAGTTTTTCTAACAATTTTGATTGGCGTTCCACTTGGAATTGCTGTTGGAAAAAACCCTGGTAAATTCCTTGATAATTTTGCAACAATTTGAATTGCTGTTTTTTCCTCAATCCCTTCACTTGTTTTTGCCCTTGTTCTGCTTATTTTTGGCCAAAAAACAGGAATTCCCTATATTTTTAATATTCAAGATTTTTCAACATTTGTATTGCCTGCCATTGCGCTTTCAATCGGATCAGTTATTAGTTATGTTCGTTATATTCGTTTTGAACTTAATAATGAATTAAATTCTATGCATGCAAAATTTGCTTATTTAAAAAATTTAACAAGAAATCGCTTTGTTTGAACTCACGCCCTTAAAGCTTCGCTTTTCCCAATTGCCACTTTTTTCCCGATTGTTGTGCTAGGTTCTTTTATAGGCTCAATTTTTGTTGAAAAAATTTTTCTAATTACTGGTTCAGGCGGAATTATGATTGATGCAATTCAATCAAAAGACAATAATATCATTCTTTTTTTAGTAATAATTTACTCACTTTTAACGATAATTTCTTTCACACTAAGAGATATAAGCTATGAATTATTAGATCCGCGAATTAGAAGGAGAGCAAAATAA
- a CDS encoding ABC transporter permease: MQQFPSIEKYIDQNLKPNPFLQPFSYKMWKLMVAQAKNFDRNYFGKPGNNFYEVFLRFSRSFSGVFGIVTIGFMLIMALIIPFTTGSPTQLRPDMKNLNYFTQGFILGTDAQGRDVWAFLWHGLRFSLILSFIVALFDVALGTLFGTLMGNFDLFDKIFTFIIKIISNIPTILIIILMTLVLRPSFWVLILSFSLTGWIGLANQVRAQIKRAKNFTWVIASRVLGTPSYKILYNFVPVIIPLLITNIVFVIPGTILGETGLAFIGLSLPNVATLGNAINAGIPIVTLYPRYVLIPAFFLVLLTSSIQMIGNSVQDALRRQR; the protein is encoded by the coding sequence ATGCAGCAGTTTCCTTCAATTGAAAAATATATTGACCAAAATCTAAAACCAAACCCATTTTTGCAACCTTTTTCTTACAAAATGTGAAAATTAATGGTTGCACAAGCTAAAAATTTTGATCGAAATTATTTTGGTAAACCAGGAAATAATTTTTATGAAGTTTTTCTTCGTTTTTCTCGTTCATTTTCAGGAGTTTTTGGCATTGTTACTATTGGTTTTATGCTAATTATGGCGCTAATTATTCCTTTTACAACTGGATCACCAACACAATTGCGTCCTGATATGAAAAATTTAAATTATTTTACGCAAGGTTTCATTCTAGGAACTGATGCACAAGGACGTGATGTTTGAGCATTTTTATGACACGGACTTCGCTTTTCTTTAATTCTAAGTTTTATTGTCGCACTTTTTGATGTTGCTTTAGGAACCTTGTTTGGAACTTTAATGGGAAATTTTGACCTTTTTGATAAAATTTTTACCTTTATTATCAAAATAATTTCAAATATACCGACAATTTTAATAATTATTTTAATGACTTTAGTTTTACGTCCAAGTTTTTGAGTTTTGATTTTATCCTTTTCACTTACAGGTTGAATTGGGCTTGCAAATCAAGTTCGCGCGCAAATAAAAAGGGCAAAAAATTTTACATGAGTAATTGCATCACGAGTTTTAGGAACCCCATCATATAAAATTCTTTACAATTTTGTTCCCGTTATCATTCCTTTATTAATTACAAATATTGTTTTTGTTATTCCTGGAACAATTCTTGGTGAAACTGGACTTGCATTTATTGGGCTTTCACTACCAAATGTTGCAACTCTTGGAAATGCAATAAATGCTGGAATTCCAATTGTAACTTTATACCCCCGCTATGTTTTAATTCCTGCTTTTTTCTTAGTTTTGCTTACATCATCAATTCAAATGATTGGAAATTCAGTACAAGACGCTCTAAGGAGACAAAGATAA